Genomic DNA from Thermobifida alba:
TCAGCGACCCCTGCACGGTGAACTGGAACCCGTCGATCAGCAGCACCGCCGGCACGAGGATCACCAGCATGCTCAGCAGGGTGATCAGGGAGACGGAGACCACCTTGCCGACCAGGTAGCCCTGGGTGCCCCGGGGGAGGGCCTTGGCCCGCAGCAGGGTGCCGTCCTCCCGGTCGGTGGACAGGAGTTGGGCCATGGACACGATCCCGCCGAACACCAGCATCGTGGCCAGCACGCCGGGCATCGCCAGCGTCGCCTGGGTGATGCCCGTTCCGAACAGCGCGGTGTTCTCCATCTCGTTGCCGTCCATGAACAGCAGGACGGCCACGAAGATCACGCTGTTGAGCAGGTAGGAGCCGAGTTCGGAGAGGATGGTCAAGGTCTGGCGGAACTCGGCCCAGCCCCGCAGCAGCCCCAGACGGAGGGCGAAGAGCATCGTGTTCACCGGTTCTCCCCTCCAAACCCGGGCTCGTCGTCGCCCGCGACACCGGACTCGTGCCGGTGCACCATGGCCATGTAGACGTCCTCCAACGTGGCGCGGCGTACCTCCAGGTCGCCGATCTCCTCGCCGTACTGGGCGAACAGTTCGCGGACGAACGCGGTGCCGTCGTCGGCGGAGTGCACGAACCGCTGGCCGCCGCGGGTCCAGCGGATCTCGGTCTTGCGGCTCACCTGCCGGGAGAGTTGGTCCGCGCTGCCGTCGGCGACGATCCGGCCGCCCGCGAGGATGAGGATGCGGTCGGCCAGTTTCTCCGCCTCGTCCAGGTCGTGCGTGGTGAGCAGGACGGTGGTGTCCTCCAGGTCGGCCAGGCGGTGCACCAGGTCGTGGAAGTCCCGGCGGGCCTCGGGGTCGAACCCGGCGGTCGGCTCGTCGAGGAAGAGCAGTTCGGGACGGCCGACGATGCCGATCGCGACGTCGAGTCGGCGGCGCTGGCCCCCGGAGAGCGTCCTGACCTGCTTGTTGGCATGCTCGGCCAGGCCCACGATGTCGAGCAGTTCCGCGGTGCCGCGTGGCCGACTGATCTCGGCCGTGGAGTAGGGGCGGTAGTACCGGCCGAAGTGCTCCAGCAGTTCGGCGACCCGCCACTTGCCGTGGTCGCGCCAGGACTGCAGCACCACGCCCAGGCGGGCCCGCCACCGCTCGTCGCCGTGGGCGGGGTCGGAGCCCAGCACGTTCACCTGTCCGGCCGAGCGCATCCGGAAGCCTTCGAGAATCTCGATAGTGGTGGTCTTTCCCGCGCCGTTCGGACCCAGCAGGGCCAGCACCTCGCCCCGCTCGGCCCGGAAGGTCACCCCCTTGAGCACGTCCGTCGAACCGTAGCGCATCCGCAGGTCGTGGACCTCGATCACGGGCTGGTCGGCGGAGCCGGGTGCTGGGGAGGCGGTGACGGGATGGGGGGCCGCCGCCATATTCCTTCTCCTCACTGTTGTTGTTCTATAGAAAGAGATAGCACAAGTACTACATGACGGCAATCCCCTGCTATGCTACGCAGTGTGGTGGAAAGCCTACGAAAATGGTCGAGACCGTTTCGAGGGCTTGGAGCGGGACCGGTGGAGCGGCAGAATGTGGTGCAACACCTGTCCGGCGGCTCTGGAGGAGACGCCCGTGCGAATGAGCTACGTCCGACTTCTGGCAGACGACTACGAGGCGTGCTTCCGGTTCTACGCTGACGTGCTGAAACTCCCCGTGCTACGGGGATCTGAACTCACCCGCTACGCCGAGTTCGAGACGGGGGCCAACACCAAGCTCGCGCTGAACCAGCGCGAGGTGGTCGCCGAGGCGCTGGAGACCGACATGGAAGACCCCTACCTGCCCCGCCAGGACCGGGTAGCGGTGATCTTCGAGGCGGACGACGTGGACGCCAAGGCGGCCGAACTCATCGCGGCGGGTGTCCCCCTGGTCTCCCCGGTCAAGGAGTGGACGGCGCTCGGCATCCGCGCGGCGCACTTCCGCGATCCCGACGGCTACCTGCTGGAGCTCAACCAGCCGCTGCTGTGAGCGGCGCCCCACCGGCCCGGTCCGGCGCCGGCCTCAGGGCCAGCGGACCGCGGCCGGGGCCAGGTGCCGCAGCAGCAGGTCGTTGACCAGGTCCGCGCGTTCCACGTTGGCCAGGTGCGCGGCCCCGCCGACCACCTCGAAGCGGGCGTTGGGAAGCAGCCCGGCGAGTCTGCGGCCGTGGCCCGGGGGAGTCTGCGGATCGTGTGCCCCCGAGATGACCACCGTGGGCGCGTGCACCCGCCGGGCCAGCGGACGGTGGTCGACGTTCGCGACCGCGTCACAGCATCCGGCGTAGCCCTCCGGGGAGGTCTTCTCGAACTCTTCGAGGAACCGCTCGGCGATGTCGGGCCGCCGCTCGCAGAAACCGGGGGTGAACCACGAGCGGGTGACCTCGTCGGACACCGAGGCCACGCCGAAGCGGCGCACCCGCTCGCCGATGTTCTGCCAGCGCGGCGACGGCGGTGTCCAGGCGGTGGTGGACACCAGCGCCAGCCGGGTGGTCCGGGAGGGGGCGGCCGCGGCCGTCCACAACGCCACCATCGCCCCCAGACCCACGCCGATGAAGGAGACCTGCTCCAGCTCGTAGCGGTCGAGCAGCGCCAGCAGGTCGCCGCCCAGCTCCGGCACGGAGTAGGGACCGGGGGGTGCGGGAGAGGAGCCGTGTCCGCGGTGGTTGACCCGGAGGACCCGCAGGCGTCGGGTCAGCTCCGGCATCTGCGGCTCCCACACCGACCACTTCGCGCCGAGCGTGGGGACCAGCACCACCACCGGCGCGGTCCGCGGCCCGTCGAAGCGGTGCTGAAGGGGGACAACGGCCATCTGGGACCTCCTGGGACAGCGAGCCAAAGCCTACCGACATTCCCTCGGGCCGAAAGGGGGTTT
This window encodes:
- a CDS encoding ABC transporter ATP-binding protein, translated to MAAAPHPVTASPAPGSADQPVIEVHDLRMRYGSTDVLKGVTFRAERGEVLALLGPNGAGKTTTIEILEGFRMRSAGQVNVLGSDPAHGDERWRARLGVVLQSWRDHGKWRVAELLEHFGRYYRPYSTAEISRPRGTAELLDIVGLAEHANKQVRTLSGGQRRRLDVAIGIVGRPELLFLDEPTAGFDPEARRDFHDLVHRLADLEDTTVLLTTHDLDEAEKLADRILILAGGRIVADGSADQLSRQVSRKTEIRWTRGGQRFVHSADDGTAFVRELFAQYGEEIGDLEVRRATLEDVYMAMVHRHESGVAGDDEPGFGGENR
- a CDS encoding alpha/beta fold hydrolase encodes the protein MAVVPLQHRFDGPRTAPVVVLVPTLGAKWSVWEPQMPELTRRLRVLRVNHRGHGSSPAPPGPYSVPELGGDLLALLDRYELEQVSFIGVGLGAMVALWTAAAAPSRTTRLALVSTTAWTPPSPRWQNIGERVRRFGVASVSDEVTRSWFTPGFCERRPDIAERFLEEFEKTSPEGYAGCCDAVANVDHRPLARRVHAPTVVISGAHDPQTPPGHGRRLAGLLPNARFEVVGGAAHLANVERADLVNDLLLRHLAPAAVRWP
- a CDS encoding VOC family protein; amino-acid sequence: MRMSYVRLLADDYEACFRFYADVLKLPVLRGSELTRYAEFETGANTKLALNQREVVAEALETDMEDPYLPRQDRVAVIFEADDVDAKAAELIAAGVPLVSPVKEWTALGIRAAHFRDPDGYLLELNQPLL
- a CDS encoding ABC transporter permease — translated: MLFALRLGLLRGWAEFRQTLTILSELGSYLLNSVIFVAVLLFMDGNEMENTALFGTGITQATLAMPGVLATMLVFGGIVSMAQLLSTDREDGTLLRAKALPRGTQGYLVGKVVSVSLITLLSMLVILVPAVLLIDGFQFTVQGSLTLLWVTALGLLATLPAGAILGSLFTNPRAIVGVLVLLLMGLMMVSGIFFPISMLPEWLHWVVQVFPIYWLGLGMRSGLLPDTAVVEEIGESWRTLETVGVLGAWALVGLLLAPIVLRRMARRESGSSLEERRHKAMQRIG